A window of Onychostoma macrolepis isolate SWU-2019 chromosome 24, ASM1243209v1, whole genome shotgun sequence genomic DNA:
TCTGCCAACTTTGTaagttgtataaaaaaaaaaaaatacacaattgATGATAGAAACACATCACTTCTATTTATAGTCAGGGTTCTTGTGGGCATGGAAAACCTGAAGATGTAATGAAATTTCCAGACATGGTATAAATTCATTAACATTTCTGTTTGAATTGGCTAGAAAACCAAATGAATGCTTTATTTGTTCCTGTTAGAAGGATCTGTACATTAAAATTATGTTCCTTTAAATCTATTAGTTTCTGATCCAAACACACAtaagttgttttttaaaataataaagtatcCTTTAATGATAGTCATGATTTCTGTTCAGGTAGTCACGTCACTAACGCTGTGCCCTAACTAGGGTTCCCTTCCCTAGTTAAATGCCTAGGGTTCTCTTCCCTAGTGGTCATGCTGTTTTATTACTAACAGGAAACCTTTCTGAAAGAGAAGGTGAAGGTTAATGGCAAAACAGGCAACTTGGGAAATGTAGTGCAAATTGTGCGTCAGAAGAACAAAATCAGCGTCACATCAGAGAAGCAGTTCTCTAAAAGGTGAGATTTGGTACATCAGCTGACTCGGCAGgcttatgtttattattagtgttcTTTGTACATATACTAACAACCCCATGTTCCTCAGGTATCTTAAGTACCTCACAAAGAAGTACCTGAAGAAGAACAACCTGCGAGACTGGCTGAGGGTGGTGGCGTCAGATAAGGAAAGCTACGAGCTGCGCTACTTCCAGATCAGTCAAGATGATGAGTCCGATGCTGATGAATGAAAGCTCTGTCTTGAAATATGTTTGAGTGTATCGAGGTCCTGTTTGAGCTGTCACATCTTCAAATGCAGGGCTGTACGTTTTTATATCTGcttgtaaataaaatgatacacaCAGAAATTGAGTGTCATGTTTTTTCAATGGTAGTAAAGGTTTCATGTAGTGGGCTTGATTTATAATGAAGGTGGAACAAGGGTAAAAGAGTTAAAGATTCATTAACAAACATGTTGCCAGTGGTGTCTGATAAGAGCGATTATATTGCACTGATGAAACTAACTTAATCATTACAGTAGTAACAATCAATTCAATaatcaattatttaaatgatataGTTGCTTTATAATTTGTTActttatagtttttgtcatgAATGTTGAGATTTTTTAGGAATTTTGTGTAAATGTAACTATCAAACtgcatttaataatttctgaagaCACTATTCGAAGTTAAAGAATACAGAGCTCCtttgttttttcatattttaatagcATCAGAGGATGCAACAACCAACTGTTTCTTTAAGCGTAGCACTACAGAGGCCATTctcaaatgtaattgatttGAACGTTCTTTGAGGAAAGataaaaacaacatgaaaaaaatgtttgtatgtTGTGTTGTATTGAAAGTGTATTCTAAATGTGATTGATTACACATTTGACCTGTTTAAATTTGTTGTAAAATtaaggctatatatatatatatatatatatatatacacacacacatatatacgtttttttttttttctggttgttgacagtattttctgatttatggagtgataaaatGAAATATCCAAAATCCCCTCTGTACATTTATAGTGATATTAATTTTTACCCTGTTCACCTGTGGCGTCTTGCCTTTAATATTGCATTATGTTTCAAAAGAAACATGAATAGCTAAAATGCTTTCATGCTCACAATGACATATACTATAAGAAGAGCTAAAGCCATCACTGGCAGTGATACTGATCTCCCAAATGTTAACCTTGTTAATTTAATCTCACATTTGACAGCGTTAAGTTTTATCTTTAACAAATTCTTCACCTAAGGTCAAAGGTTAGTGAAAATCTTAAGCAATAGAAAGGTCTGGaattaaatgcatttgcatTGATATGGGTGACTTCGCTATAAAGACCTTCAGTGTGAAAGGCAGCCAGAGTTAGAGCCTTCAGCCTGTTACCAGGATGTTATCTAATGCTCTGCACAGAGAAGAGGCTGAAGCAGCACAATGGACCAGCACTGGGAGGAAACGTATTAGAGAGCGATTCCGTGCTACTTTGGCAGGACTCCTGGAGTTGGAGGTCCTGAGAGTCAGACACAAAACAATGGTGGAGACAGCCCTCGGAAAAGCCAAAGTTGATCCTACAGATTCAGCGTCAACGATTATCCAGCAAAGACAGCATCGTTACTGGGTGGATAAAGACTCGTTCAGACTAAATCTCAAACGCAGTTTTTCTGAAGAGGC
This region includes:
- the rpl22l1 gene encoding 60S ribosomal protein L22-like 1; translation: MRENFVNSCADLRHFLFQANLTKMAPKRQTFVKKNKKGAAWKFTLDCTHPVEDGILDSANFETFLKEKVKVNGKTGNLGNVVQIVRQKNKISVTSEKQFSKRYLKYLTKKYLKKNNLRDWLRVVASDKESYELRYFQISQDDESDADE